A portion of the Ricinus communis isolate WT05 ecotype wild-type chromosome 10, ASM1957865v1, whole genome shotgun sequence genome contains these proteins:
- the LOC112536114 gene encoding probable polygalacturonase At3g15720: MEVLSGILLFCFAVFSIFIGSARSSVLNVVDFGATGDGQTDDSMAFLQAWKALCGAAPAQNVPILMVPAGKTFLLQPVEFSGPCSSSAVSVQVLGNIVAPRSIDAWKFGQSESWLSFSHVLNLTIFGTGQIDGQGSAWWSHSQSNDLKVLIYFVSSSLEVLSSFSFKYKLMIILKISRKLITRITIALHFNQCNNLTLTGLTHINSPKSHISLSGCTGVMISHLNIIAPKESPNTDGIDVSRSSHVKILHSNIATGDDCVAINGNSSNIRIIDVVCGPGHGISVGSLGANGCSDTVEEVHVQNCTFNGTQNGVRIKTWQGGQGFARLISFEHITLIASKNPIIIDQYYCDGKHDCKNETTAVSISDVTYSDVRGTSAQKEAIRLDCSEIGCTNVVMTGIYITPSGTSVHQTDAYCQNVKGTFNNVTPDVNCLSGSS; the protein is encoded by the exons ATG GAGGTACTAAGTGGCATTTTGCTCTTCTGCTTTGCTGtgtttagtatatttattggAAGTGCACGTTCATCTGTTCTTAACGTTGTTGATTTTGGTGCCACTGGAGATGGCCAAACCGATGATTCTATG GCTTTTCTACAAGCATGGAAAGCTTTATGTGGAGCTGCACCGGCTCAGAATGTCCCAATCCTCATGGTACCTGCAGGGAAGACATTTTTACTACAGCCTGTGGAATTCTCAGGTCCCTGCTCGTCTAGCGCGGTTTCTGTTCAG GTTTTAGGAAACATAGTAGCACCTAGAAGTATCGATGCATGGAAATTTGGGCAATCAGAAAGCTGGTTATCATTCTCACATGTTCTCAATCTCACTATTTTTGGTACAGGACAAATTGATGGCCAGGGTTCAGCCTGGTGGTCTCATTCACAATCCAACGACTTAAAAGTATTAATCTACTTTGTATCATCTTCTTTAGAAGTCctttcatcattttcttttaaatataaattgatgataattttaaaaatttccaGGAAACTAATAACAAGAATTACAATC GCTCTACACTTCAACCAATGTAACAACCTTACACTAACAGGTCTCACTCATATTAACAGTCCCAAAAGTCATATATCATTAAGTGGTTGCACTGGTGTGATGATCTCACATCTTAATATAATTGCACCAAAGGAAAGCCCTAACACCGATGGAATTGACGTCTCTCGGTCAAGCCATGTCAAGATTTTACACTCTAACATTGCAACTG GGGATGACTGTGTTGCTATCAATGGTAATTCCTCCAACATCAGAATTATCGATGTCGTATGCGGTCCAGGTCATGGCATCAG CGTAGGAAGTCTAGGAGCAAATGGATGCTCTGATACTGTGGAAGAGGTGCATGTCCAAAATTGTACTTTCAATGGAACTCAAAATGGAGTAAGAATCAAGACATGGCAG GGTGGACAAGGGTTTGCAAGGCTGATCTCTTTTGAGCATATCACACTAATAGCATCCAAAAACCCTATAATAATCGACCAGTATTACTGCGATGGGAAACACGACTGCAAAAATGAG ACAACAGCAGTATCAATAAGTGATGTAACATATAGTGACGTGAGAGGAACTTCAGCACAAAAGGAAGCCATTAGATTGGATTGCAGTGAAATAGGGTGCACCAACGTTGTAATGACTGGAATCTACATAACCCCATCAGGAACATCAGTTCATCAGACTGATGCCTATTGCCAAAACGTTAAAGGAACTTTCAATAATGTTACACCTGATGTCAATTGCCTATCAGGATCATCATGA
- the LOC8260639 gene encoding guanylate kinase 2 — MGEAPAFVFDDLQDANQNGFGLKSKDSGTAFTIRDKTYVIGCDDDESTLSIGVLIIDNATGNSIIPTVLGSKPKPCKGYSAVPLNADRILIIKKGSAPDDCIWFLEVDTKYVKQQKNNLGKEVVAWSKGVSGNAEKPVVISGPSGVGKGTLISMLMKEFPSMFGFSVSHTTRAPRAMEKDGVHYHFTERSVMEKEIREGKFLEFASVHGNLYGTSIEAVEVVADAGKRCILDIDVQGARSVSASSLEAIFIFICPPSMEELEKRLRARGTEAEEQILKRLRNAKAEIEQGQSSGIFEHILYNDNLDECYENLKKLLGLDGTTVAMQKSTSQGINLPEDHSISKVDNKIIINCGTPELEKASKSFIILDASSLKGGAPGRTRGLDVHAIDSFSDGLNGINELS, encoded by the exons ATG GGAGAGGCTCCAGCTTTTGTTTTTGATGATCTGCAGGACGCAAATCAGAATGGATTTGGTTTAAAATCTAAAGACTCTGGAACTGCATTTACTATTCGAGATAAAACT TATGTGATTGGTTGTGATGACGATGAATCCACATTATCTATTGGAGTTCTCATTATCGATAATGCTACTGGGAATTC GATAATTCCAACTGTACTGGGATCAAAGCCCAAGCCATGTAAAGGTTATTCAGCTGTACCATTGAATGCTGATCGAATTTTGATCATTAAAAAGGGATCTGCTCCTGATGACTGCATATGGTTTCTTGAG GTGGACACTAAATATGTTAAACAGCAGAAAAATAATTTGGGAAAAGAGGTTGTTGCCTGGAGTAAGGGTGTGAGTGGAAATGCTGAGAAGCCAGTTGTCATTAGTGGTCCTTCTGGAGTAGGCAAGGGAACATTAATATCAATGCTCATGAAGGAATTTCCATCCATGTTTGGATTTTCTGTAAGCCACACAACCCGTGCTCCAAGGGCCATGGAGAAAGATGGGGTGCACTACCATTTCACTGAGAGAAGTGTTATGGAGAAAGAGATAAGAGAGGGGAAGTTCCTTGAGTTTGCTTCTGTTCATGGAAACCTTTATGGAACCAGTATTGAAGCCGTTGAGGTGGTGGCAGATGCAGGAAAG AGATGTATTCTTGACATTGATGTTCAAGGGGCGAGATCTGTGAGCGCAAGCTCTCTGGAAGCAATTTTCATCTTTATATGCCCACCCTCAATGGAGGAGCTTGAGAAGCGACTTCGTGCAAG GGGAACTGAGGCAGAAGAGCAGATTCTCAAGCGACTCCGAAATGCAAAGGCAGAAATAGAACAAGGACAATCATCAGGAATCTTTGAGCACATTTTGTATAATGATAACCTTGATGAGTGTTATGAGAACCTAAAG AAACTCCTGGGATTGGATGGTACCACAGTGGCCATGCAGAAATCAA CATCCCAAGGGATCAACCTGCCTGAGGACCATTCAATATCGAAAgttgataataaaatcatcATAAACTGTGGAACACCAGAACTAGAGAAAGCATCAAAAAGCTT TATCATCTTGGATGCATCCTCACTCAAAGGGGGGGCACCCGGACGGACAAGGGGACTCGATGTGCATGCTATCGACTCGTTTTCAGATGGACTGAATGGGATCAATGAGCTGAGCTAA